The sequence below is a genomic window from Myxococcus xanthus.
GTCCAAGCGCCGCCGTCTGGGCCGCGTCGCGCGCGGCGGTGAAATCAACACGCTCAACATCCGGTTTCCCGGCCGCTACTACGCGTTCGTCACGGAGCGGGAAGGCGCGGACGACGACCCGCTCTACCTGCGGCTGGAGTGCGTCGAACGCGACTGGATGGACCGTGTCTGGAACGAACTGGAGAAGCAGTTCGACCCGGGCGACTTCCTCCGCTTCTTCAATGCCGTCATCAACGGCCGGCGCTTCGAGGACTTCTACGATGCGCTGACGCTGGAGCAACTCAACCTCTTCTACGTCGTCTATTACTGGTTCCTGCGGCGAGTCATCGACGACGGCAATGATTCCGCCCCGGTGTCCGTTTTCGAGTTCGAGCTCGCGCCCGGGGACCCGCTGCGTGATGACCTCTACGAGACGGACTGGTTCCACCTGGAGCTGCAGGCGGCGCCGGGCAGCACCCGCCCGGACGGGCTCTTCGTGCGGGCGGGCAACGTGCGTCGCGCGGGAGTGCACACGGTGCGAGGCTTCACCCCGGACACGGACTCGCCGCCCGCGGAGCGCTGGCTGCGGAGCTTCCTGCGGGTGGAGGATCGCTCGGATGGAGGGCTGACGCAGGGCGCCCTCAAGGCGCTCCACTTCCCGCTGCCCGCGCCGCCACCACCGCCGCCTCCGTCTCGTCCAGGAGGCCCTGGCGGCTCCGGAGGCTCTGGCCCGATTCCAGAGCCGCCCGTGAAGAACCCCTTCGCCATTCCTTCCGCGCCCCTCCCCATCCCGGTGTCGGCCCGGGTCGCCACCCCGGCGCTGGCCCGGTGGATGCGCGCCGCGGCCCGCCAGCTCACTCAACAGGTGCGCGCCTTCACCGCGGAGGTCGCGGACTTCTTCGATGACTGGATGCCGCCTCCCGGAGGGCCCGTGCTCGCATTCGCCGGAGCAGCCGGCCCTGCGTTGACTTCACGAGTGGTGCCCAGGGAACGGTCGCGGCCAGGCGCCCCACCGCCTACGGCCCACGCCTACGTAGGTGATGGCGCGCCCAATCCGATGGATGCGTCCGACCCGAACCGCTTGTTCGCCCCCTTCGTGGGGCTCTTCAACGTGGGCCAGGGCGCGTGCTCGGTGCTGTACGACAACCAGGGGCGCGCCATCGTCTATTACGACTTCGGCAGCCCGGCGAACGGCCAGCAGGGGACCTTCCCCATCATTCCACTGGGGCACTGTGTGGGCCCCTGCATGTGCAACGGCCCGCTCATCATCCTGTCCCACTGGGACATGGACCACTGTGATTTGGGGCGCTACTACCCGGAGTCCTTCCGCTGCCGGTGGCTCGCGCCGCAGCAGCACATGGGCACCGTCGTGTGCCGCGACACGGTCGCGCGCGTCGTCCACGACGGTGGCGAGTTCTACATCTGGGCGGCGTCGGGGCGGCCTGGAACCGCCGCGAGTCCGCGCGGCACGCCGAGCTCCTGGAACCGCCCAGGTGGCAGTCACATGCGGTTTCCCTGGGGCTTCGTCGAACGCAACTACCGTGAAGGCGCGCAGAACCCGCTCGCCAGTGGCTCGGACCCGCGCAACAACTCCGGGCTGGCGCTGTATGTCTGCGTGCGCGACGCGGCCGGTGCGGCTGCTGTCGCCGCCGGCCCCGTGGCCACCGACGCCAACAACCTGGGGGGCAATGGGCGAGGTCTGGTCACCATCGGCGGAGGCGCCCCTCCGGGCTGGGTGGCGGCAGCGTTCGCGGGGCCCAACCTTCCTGGCATTGGAGGCGGCCTGGCCGCATTTCTCGCGGCGATGGGGCCGGCCGGTGGCAACCCCAATCCCGCGGCGATCCTCGCCCGGCGACAGTCGGCCGCGGCCACCGCGGCGGTGGGAGCTGGTGGTCCAGGCGCCGGTCTCACCGCGAGACAGCGGCTGGTCATCGCGACGCTGGCCGTGGCGCACCCCGCGCTCGCTGCCGCCACGGCGGTGGCGCTGGGCCGGGCCGCTGAAGTCGCCGCGGACGCCGTGGTGGTCGCGGGCGGAAACCTGCCCCAGATGGCGGCGGCGGCGGGCGCGGCCGTCATCGTGGCGAGCGGCGCGCCGGGCACGGCGGTCGCCACCTTCACGGCCATGGGGACAGCGGCGGCGGGCGGCGCGCCGCTGATGCCCGGGAGCGCCGGGGCCCTGGCGTTGGCCCATGTGCAAGGAGCCATCGTCGGTGCACCTGCCGCCTCCCCCGTCACGACGGCGGCGAATACGGCGGCCGGCGTCGTGCCACAGGGCGGCGAGGCGGTGCGGGCCGCGGTGGAGGCCGTGGTACGCACCCACGCCCCCGCGCCGCTCCCCGGCCTGTCGCTGGAAGGCGCGGTGGCCCGCGCCGCTGGCGTCAGCAACCCGGCCGCGGTCTGCAAGGCCCTCGCGCCCCCGCTGCCACCGACACTCCAGGGAGAGGCGCCCTTCCACGCCAACGAGCGGTTCGTGCTCCTCACGGGCGACGTCAACTACCAATACATCCCCGCGCAGCGGCGCCCCTTCGCCGCACCCGGCGGCGGAGCTCCCGGAGGCGCGGTGGCGCTGCCCTACGCCCCCACGGGCCACCCGCCCGTCGTCGTGGGCCTCACCGCGACCCACCACGGCTCCAACAAGGTGGGGGCGAACGACCTGAATCCCGACAGGATTCCATGGGCTCCCAACACGCTGCCCACCCGTGCGGCCGCGGTCGCGCACGCGGCGTCAGCGCTTCCCAATCCCAACATCCGCCGGGCCGCGACGGCCGCGGCGGCCGCGGCGGCGCTCCCACTCCCATTGCCCGCGAACCTGGCGAACCTGGCCGCCGCGGCGGAACGCGCCGCCTATGCGGCCTCCGCGGGGGCCTTCACCCCGCTCGTGGTGGCCCGTGCGGCGGCCGCGGCGGTGGTCCTGGAGAACGCCGTCCCGAACACGCCACAAGCGCAGTTCGTCCAACTGGGGGCCGTGTCCGCGGGCGCCCCGCTCCCCGTGCCCGTCCTGGTCGGAGGAACGGCGGCGGCGTGGGCCACGGTGACGGCCGCATTGGGCGGTGGCGCTGCGGCGGCGGTGCCAGGACTGGGTCCCGTGGTGGCAGTGCCAGGAGGCCCCCAGGTGGTCAGGGCGGCCACTGCGGCCGTCCTCATGGCCAGGGATCTCCCCAACGCCCACCGCACCGCATCAGCGCGCAGAGCCGTGGAGCAGGCGCACGTCAGCGCGAGGCCCGGAGCGCCACAACCCGTCCTGCAGGCCGTCGCCGCGGCCGTGGCCGTGCGGCGGAGCATCGCCCAAGGCGGAACCATCTCCGTCCCGACCGCCACCGCCATCGTCCAGGCCTCCCGCTTGAGCATCACCACCGGCGCCGGGGGCACCGTGGCGGCCCTCGCCGGAGCGGGGATTGCCAACCTCCCCGCGGTGACCCATCCCTATTTCGCCACCGCCGCCGCCGCCATTCCCAACCCGCCGCTGGCGGCGGTTCAGGCCGCGCTGGGGCTCGCGCGGAGCGCGCCCATCGACCCGGCGAATGCGCCCTTCGCGGTGGCCAACGCCTTCGCCCCCTCGCCCGTCCTTCCCGAAATCATCCTGGATGCGCTGGTGTCTCGCGGCCAGTCGCTCCCGAAGTTTCCGCTCGCGTTGGTTGAGATTGCCGCCGCCCTCGCGGCCATCGGGCCCGCGGCGTCTCTCTCCGAAGTGGCCGCGGTTGTCGAGGCGGCGCGCGCGGCGCAAAACGGTCAGGCGGCGGGCGCACCTCCCGCCGCCGGGCTCGCACATGCGGCGGCGGACCGCATCGGTTATTCCTACGGCGTCGCCACCCAGACGGGTGGCGCGGCGGCGGCCCCTCCCTTCGCGCACCGCTATCTCTCTCAGGGCGTGGGACATCCCGCCCATCTCGCCATCGACAAGTACCAGCGCCGGGGTTGGGCGGTGCGCCGCAACACCAGCATGCACGCGGACCAGAGCACACAGCCAGACCACAGCCCTCGCGGGCACCACGCCTTGGGGTGGGAGCTGGCCCCGTTCTACGAAGGACCGCTGCGTCCGGCCTCCGCCGTCACGGGCACCCTTTCGCGGACCTGCCATGGCTGCAAGGAGGTCGCCGCGGTCCGAGCCGCCGCAGCCGTGGGAGCGGGAACAGCGCCAGCCACGGCCGTAGCCACCGCCATCGGAGTGGTCCCCGCAGCGGCCGCCGCCACGGCCCCCGCGGCAGGTCCCGTCAACGCCGCGCAACTGGGCCGGCACGGCGTTCCAGCCACACGAGCGGCCCGTCGGAGCCTGGAGCCCGCCATCGCGGCACGGGCCGCCGTGCCCTTCGCCAGGGCAGCAGTCACGGGCGTCGCCGCGGCCCATGCCACGAGCGCATGCATCCTCGTGACCCAAGCGGTCCTCGCGGCCTGGTGGCCCGCCGCCATGGCGCGAGGGGACGTCGTCAGGGGCGGGCCTCTCTCCCCGGCGGCCGCGATGCTCGGGGGCGTCCCGCCATCGGCCGCCGAGGCCGTCACGGCGGCCCGTGCCGCGGTGCTGGCCGCCCCACTGGTCCTGCCCCCGGTGGACCTCGCCGCGGTGGTGGCCGCGCTGGCGGTGAGCCTGGGAGAGCCGCCTCTCACCGCTGTCGCCGCGACCGTGGCGCTTCCCTTCCTGGGAGGCACGGGCGCGGCGGCCCTCAGCGCGGCCCAGGCGGCGGCCGCCGGTGTCGGGATTGACAACTTCGCGGCGGCCATCGTCGGAAGCACCCATGCCTGCGCATTGGGCGCGAACCTGCCAGCGCCCGTCGCCGCCAGGGTGGCCGCCATCTCCGCCATGGTCGGAGGGGCCCCACTTCCCGCGAGGCTGGATGCGGTGGCCAACGCCATCTCGGCGGGACCTCCGGTCGCGGCGCACCACGCCCTCCTCCTGCGCACGGCGGGCATCACCCTTCCGGCCATCGCCGCGGTCGTCGCGGCGGCAGCGGGCATGGCCCACGCGGGCGTGACTCCGCCAGTCGCGGCGGACGCGAGCACCTGTCATGCCGCCGCGGCCGCCACCGTGCCGGGCATCGCCCAGGCCGCCGTGAATGTCTGCGCCGCTACGCTCGCGGGCGGCGCCATCCACCCCAACCCAGCCGCTGTCGCGGGCCTCGTGGCTGCCTCCACGCCAACAGCCGCCGCCGCCGTGACAGCCGCATCTGCCGTGCTGACAGCCACCGGGGCGGCCCCCCCGGCGCTCGGGGACGCCGCCGTCTGTTACGCATCAGCGACAGCCGCCGTCACCGCTGCGATGGGAGGCGCAGCCGCCGCCGCTGAAGCCGCGGCCGCCACCCTCACGGGCGTCCCCGTGCCCGCCGTCGGCAACACCGCGGTGACGGCCGCCACCGTCGCGAATTCCAGCGAGGAGGCAGCCGCGGCTGTGGCGGCGGCAGACGCCCTCGTCACGGCGGATGCATTGACGCTGCCGACCGCGGCCCAATCGGCGGCCTGTTACGCGGCGGCAGCGGCGGCAGCGGGTGTTCCGGCGCTCGCGGCGAACGCGGCGGCTGGGACCATTGCCCTGGCCGGCGTCACCGCCGCCACCGATGCCAACACGGCACTGGTCGCGGGCGCCGCCCCGCTCGCATGTGCCACCGTCGCCGCGGCCATGGTCGTCACCCAGCTCGCCGTGGGTGGCGCCGCCAATCACCGCGCGGTCGCGGCCGCGGCCAGCGCATCAGCCATCGGCGTTCCCGCGGGGCCGGTGGACCAGGCCGCCCAGAGCCTCAGCGTGGGCATGGCCCATCCCATCTCCGTGGCCATCGCCGAGTCCGCGTCGATGCGGGCATCGGGCGCATCGGAAGAAGCAGCCGCGGCCATGGCCACCGTCCGGGCGCTCGAGCCTCGGAGCGCCCCCCTGGCTGCCACGGCAGCAGCCAGTGCGGGCGTACCCGCCGCGGACGCCGCCGCCACGGCCGCCATCCGTCTCTTCAATGTCTGACCCGTCTGCGCCCTCGCGTGACACAGTTCCCCCATGTTCGACGTCGCGCGCTACCTGGAGCGAATCGGTGTCGGGGCGGAGCAGTCCCTCACGAGGCTGCACCGGGCCCACTTGGAGGCCGTGCCCTTCGAGAACCTGGACATCCACCTGAAGCGGCCCATTCGGCTCGACATGAACGCCCTCTTCGAGAAGGTCGTCGTCCAGCGGCGCGGCGGCTTCTGCTACGAGCTCAACGGCCTCTTCGCCCGGCTGCTGACGGCGCTGGGTCACCGGGTGACGCTGCTGTCCGCGGGCGTGGCCACGGCCCCGGATGGCAGCGCCTACGGCCCCGAGTTCGACCACCTGGCCCTCCAGGTGGAGGATGAACAGGGACGCTGGTTGGCGGATGTCGGCTTCGGTGAGTGCTTCACCGAGCCCCTGCGCCTGGACACCCACGACGTCCAGGTGCGCTCCGGCCGCGCGTACCGCCTCTCACCGGAGGGTAACAACCTCATCCTCTGGAGTGAGAAGCCCTCCGGATGGGAGGCGGAGTACCGCCTCTCCCTCGTGCCCCGCCAACTCGCGGACTTCGAGGGCATGTGCCGCTACCACCAGACCTCCCCGGACTCCATCTTCACCCAGCGGCGGCTGTGCACCCGGGCGACGCCTGAGGGACGCATCACCGCCAAGGAGGGCACACTCGTCCTGACCCGGAGTGGGGTCCGGACGGAGCAGCCTCTCCCCGACGAAGACGCCCTGCGGCGCGCGCTCGTCGAACACTTCGGCGTCATCCTCCCGTCCCTGGAGTAGTGCGTACCTGTCCCCACCCCATCCTCCATCGTACGATGGCCAGGCAGGGGAAGCCCCAGAGGGGTTCACCTGTTCATCCGCGTCGACGCCCCTGCCCGGGGCTGGCGCCCCTTACCGCAAGCCGTCCACCCAGGAGAACGGATGTCCCGCTTCACATTGCTGGCCGCAGTCGTCGTGCTCACCTGCCCGTTGTGGGCGCAGGCGAAGCCGGCCGCGGATGAGACCGCTCGCGTCCATGCGGCCGAGGCGATGAAGCAGGCCTCCTCCCCCCGAAGCGCCGCCAGCCTGCTGCGGATGCACGCGCTGGTGGACGAGGTGGAGGACCTCACGCCCCTGCTGAGCACCTACGCCTACGTGGCCTCCCGCCGCACCTCGGACCCGAATACCCGCGCCACCGCGCAGATGCTCCTGCTGGACACCGAGCGCGCCCGGGGACGACTGGTGCGCGCCAACGAGGTGAAGCAGTGGCTGGGCTACGTGGGCGACTACTACGTCACCGGCGGCTTCGAAAACGAAGGCAAGGCCGGCTGTGACACCGACTTCGGCCCCGAGGCCGCCAACCTGGACCTGTCCGCCACCTACCCCGCGGCCAAGGGCGGCAACACCACCTGGCGCAAGCTGACGGCGAACACCGCGGATGGCTACATCGACCTGGCCACCGCCATCCGCCCCAACCGCGAGGCCGTGGCCTACGCCGTCACCTGGCTGGAGTCCTCCCAGGAGTCGCGCGTGTCGCTGGGCGTGGGCACGTCCGGCGCGTTCCGGCTGTGGGTGAACGGGCAGCTCGCCGCGAAGGAGGACCGCTACAACCTGCCGCGCCCGGACCAGTCCCGCGTGTCCGTGAAGCTGCGCAAGGGCCTCAACCGCGTGCTCGTGAAGGTGTGCCAGGAGTCCGGCCCGCTGGGTTTCTACCTGCGCCAGGAGTCGCCCACCGTGCGCGCGACGCTGCCGGCGAAGGCGCCCGCCCTGGAGAAGCTCACCGCGCCGCAGCCCCAGCCGCTGCCCACCCTCACCTCCGCCCTGCGCGCGATGGTGGAGAAGAACCCGGATGACGCCGCGTTGCGCGGCGACTACGCCCGGGTGCTGGGCTTCTTCCGCGCGTATGACGAGCGCGAGCACACCGCCAGCGCCGAGGCCGCGCGCGCCGCGGAAGCCGCCCCCAAGGACGCTCGGCTCCAGTTGCTCGCCGCCCATGCGCAGCGGGATGACCTGAACGAGCGCCGCCGCTTCCTGGAAGCCGCCATCGCCGCCGACCCCGCCATGCCGGAGGCGCGCGTGGCGCTGGCCGACCACGAGCTGGACCGCGGCCACCCCGAGCGCGTGCAGCCGCTGGTGGCGCCCGTGCTGGAGAAGACGCCGGATGACGTCAACGCGCGGCTGGTGCTGGCGCGCGCGCATGAAGCCCTGGGCGAGCGCCCCAAGGCCCACGCCCTGGTGGAGGAGACGTTCCGCCTGCAGCCCCGCGTGCCTCGCGCGGTGCGCGCCGCGGCCCAGGTGTCCCGGCAGCTCGACCGTGGCCGCGAGGCCATGGACCGGATGCGCGTGGTGCTGGCGCTGCGCTTCGACGACACCACCACGCGCCACATGCTCGCCACGATGCTGGCGGAGGCCGGGCAGGTGGAGTCCGCCCAGCGCGAGTACGCGCAGTTGGTGAAGCTCAACCCCTTCGACAATGGCTCCCGCGTGCGGCTGGCGGAGCTGAAGGCCAGCAACGGCGCAGTGGAGGAAGCCGTCGCCCTCTTCGCCGAGGCCCGCGCGCTGTCCCCGGACGAGCCGGAAGTCTATGAGCGCGAGGGCCGCGCCCTGCTGGCCGCGGGCCGCCGCGAGCCGGCGCTGGCCTCGTTCGAACGCTCGCTGGCGCTGCGCCCGCAGAACCCGGGCCTGAAGGAGGCCCTGCGCACCCTCAAGGGCGAGAGCACCGGCACCGGCATGCAGTACCTGGTGGACGCCCAGCCGCTGGCCAAGGAGTCGGAGGCCTACGTCCACGAGGACGCCCTCTACCTGGTGGACAACACCTACGTGCGCGTCCAGCAGAGCGGCCTGTCCAGCCGCCTGCACCAGACGGTGGTCAAGGTCTTCAACTCGCGCGGCGTGGACGCGTTCCGCACCATCCCCGTCACCTATTCGCCGGACCGCCAGGAGGTGCGCGTGCTGCGCGCCCGCGTCATCAAGGCGGATGGCTCCGTGGTGGAGAGCTACGGTGAGAACGAGCGCAACATCAACGAGCCGTGGACGGGCATGTACTACGACGCCCGCGCCAAGATTCTCTCCTTCCCCTCGCTGTCGGCGGGAGACACGCTCGAGCTGACGTACCGCCTGGACGACACCGCGCAGGACAACCTCCTGTCGGACTACTGGGGTGACGTGGAGAGCGTGCAGGGCGTCTACCCGAAGGTGCGCTTCCAGTACCTGGTGGACATGCCGCAGGCACGGCCCCTGTATTGGAACAAGAGCAAGCTGACCGGCGTGGCGAGCGCGCAGGAGACGCTGGACGCCGGCCGCGTGCTGTACCGCTGGAACGCCAAGCACGTCGCCAAGGTGGTGCCGGAGCCCGGCATGCCCGGCTGGGCGGAGGTGGCGCAGAACCTCCACGTCTCCACCTACCAGACGTGGGAGCAGGTGGGCCGCTACTGGTGGGGCCTGGTGCGCGACCAGCTCCAGCCCAACGCGGAGCTGCGGCAGACGGTGGACCAGGTGCTCCAGGGCGTGGACCGGAAGAACGAGCTGGCGGTGGTGCGCGCCATCTACAACTTCGTGGTGACGAACACGCGCTACGTGGCGCTGGAGTTCGGCATCCACGGCTTCAAGCCCTACCGCGTGGACCGGGTGCTGGCGCGCCGCTTCGGCGACTGCAAGGACAAGGCGAGCCTCATCCACTCCATGCTCCAGGTGGCGGGTGTGGAGAGCCGGCTGGTGCTGCTGCGCATGCGCAACCTGGGCTCCATTGGCGAGGAGCCCGCGAGCCTCGCGGCCTTCAACCACGCCATCGCCTACGTGCCCAAGTTCGACCTGTACCTGGACGGCACCGCGGAGTTCCACGGCGCCAACGAGCTGCCCAGCGCGGACCGGGTGGCCAACGTGCTGGTGGTGGAGCCCAACGGCAAGAGCACCTTCCTCACCACGCCGGAGGCGAAGGCGGCGGACAACGCCACGCGCATGTCGCTGGACGTGACGCTCCGCGCGGACGGCGGCGCTGAAATCACCGGCTCCAGCTCCGTGGGCGGGCAGCACGCGCCCGACTACCGCCGCGCCTACCGGCCGGAGGCCACGCGCAAGTCCACCTTCGAGCGCGCCTGGGCGCAGAGCTTCCCCGGCCTCACGGTGCACGAGGTGAAGCTGAGCGACACCACGCGGCTGGATGACAACGTGGCGTTGGACTTCAAGATGAGCATCCCGCGCTACTCGGAGGTGCTGCCCAACGGCATGCGCTTCCTGCCCTTCGGCACCGGGCGCACCTACCAGCAGGCCTATGCGTCGCTGGCCCAGCGCCGCTTCGACCTGGTGATGTCCAGCCCGTGGACCAACGGTTTCCTCCTGCGCTACGCGCTGCCCGCGGGCTGGACGGTGGCGGAGCTGCCCCAGGCCGTGGAGGAGACGACGAAGTTCGGCCACATCAAGCTGAGCTACCGCCTGGAGGGCGGCAAGCTGGTGGCCGAGGGCGAGGTGGCCCTCACCACCGCGCGCGTGTCCGCGGACGACTACCCCGCGTTCCGCGAGTTCCTCGGCCGCGTGGACCGCGCCTTCGGCCGCCGGGTGTTCATCCAGAACGCGGCCAACCGCACCGCGTCCTCGACGCCGTAGCGAACGCGAGCAGGCCCGCGCCCGCCGAACCTCCGGCGGGCGCGAGGTGGTTACGGCTCCAGCAGACCCGCCAGCAGCGCGCGGACCTCGTCCGGGCCATTCACCCGGAACGCCGCGCGCGTGGGCTTGTTGCCCGCGTGGATGGTGAGCCCGCCGGGCGGAATGGATGCGAAGAGGTCCTCGTCCGTGCGGTCATCGCCGATGGCCACCACGAGGGCGCCGGGCGCCGCGTCCTTCGTGGCCTCGCCCACCACGCGGCCCTTGTGCACGCCCCGCGGACGAATCTCCACCACCTTGTCCCCGGGGAGGATGTCCATGGACTGCCCTGCGAACTTCTCCGCCAGGTACAGCCGCAGCTCGCGGGACTGGATGGCGCCGAACTCCGCGTCCACCAGGCGGTAGTGCCACGCCAGCGACGCTGTCTTCTCCTCCACGAAGGAGCCCGGCACGCGCGCGGAGAAGGTCTCCAGTTCGGGGCGCACGCGCTCCTTCCAGTCGAACGTCACGCCCTCCAGCATCCTCCACGCCTCCCCCGGCGCCGGGCGGGACCACAGGCCGTGCTCGGCATACAGGCCCATGGCCAGGTCGCCCAACCATTCCTCCAGCGTCTCCTTGGGCCGGCCGCTGACGATGCTCACCGAGATGCCGGGCCGGGCCACCAGCTTCGCCAGCAACTCCTTCAGCGCCGCATCCGGCGCGGCCAGCTCCGGCCGGGGCGCGTAGCCCACCAGCGTCCCGTCGTAGTCCAGGAGCAGTTGCAGCCGCTCCACCTGCTTCATCTGCGCCAGCGCCTCGGGCGCGCTCGCCTCGGCGCGCACGTCCACCGCGGGCAGCGACTGGAGCCGGTCGAGGAAGGAGGACGTCCACCAATGCACGTCCCGCGACTTCACCTGCTTGCGCAGCGTGTGCATGCGCGTGCGGCGCTCCTCCTCCGCCATCCCCAGCGCTTTCTCGATGGCGTCCGCCATGGCGTCCACGTCGTAGGGGTTGACGATGAGCGCGCCCCCCAGCTCCGCTGCGGCGCCCGCGAACTCGCTGAGCACCAGCACGCCGTCGTCGTCCGGACGCGCCGCGCAGAACTCCTTCGCCACCAGGTTCATCCCGTCCCGCACCGGCGTGACGAGCATCACATCCGCGCCCCGGTACAACCCCACGAGCTGCCGTTCGTTGAATGAGCGGTAGAGGTAGTGCACGGGCACGTTGTGCACCGTCCCGTAGAGCCCATTGATGCGCCCCACCAGCTCGTTCACCAGCTCGCGGTAGTTGGCGTACGCCTCCACCTGGGTCCGGCTGGGTACCGTCACCTGGATGAAACGCAGGCGGCCACGCCACGCGGGCGTGCGCTCCAGCACGCGCTGCACCGCCAGGAGGCGCCGCGGAATGCCCTTGGTGTAGTCCAGCCGGTCGATGCCCAACAGGATGCGCTGTCCTTCGGAGGACCGGCGCAAGTTCGCCACCTCCTCCTGCATGCCGGGCTCGCTCGCAATCGATTCGAAGGCCTGCGCGTCGATGCCCATGGGGAAGGCGCCCACGCGCACGTCGCGCCCCTCCCAGATGATGCGGTCGATGTCCGTGTCCAGCCCGAGGTGCCGCAGCAGCGCTCCGGAGAAGTGCCGCACGTAGCTCACCGTGTGGAAGCCGATGAGGTCCGCGCCCAGCAGCCCCTTCAGCAGCTCACGCCGACGCGGCAGCGTGCTGAAGATTTCCGACGACGGAAACGGGATGTGGTGGAAGTAGCCGATGCGCGCGCCGGGCAACCGCTGGCGCAACATGCCAGGCACCAGCATGAGCTGATAGTCGTGGACCCAGATGGTGTCCCCGGGCTCGTAGTGCTTCGCCACCAGGTCCGCGAAGCGCTCGTTGACCTTGCGGTACACCTCCCAATCGCGGTCCTGGCGCGGAATGCGCTCCAGCATGTAGTGGCACAGCGGCCACAGGACGCGGTTGGAATAGCCTTCGTAGTAGCGGCTCACCTCGCTGGCGGACAGCGTCAGCGGCACGCAGCGCAGCTCCGCGAGCTGGGCGTCCACGCGGGCGCGTTGGCTTTCCGACAAGCGGGAGACGTCCCCGGGCCAGCCAATCCACAGCCCCCCCGAGCGTTCGTGCGGACGGCGAAGGCCGGTGGCCAGGCCTCCCGCGCTGCGGACCACGGAGACAGTGTCCTTCTCCACCTTGACGGTGACAGGAAGTCGATTCGAGACGAGTAGGAGTCGGGACATAGGCCCCTCCTGAATTAGTCACTCCGTGCAGGAATGGCCATCGTCGAAACGGGCTTCATGCCAGATGTTGGTCCCTCGTGTCGGGTGGCCATCGGTGTCCAGCCCAGCCGTGACAGCAGCGCGGGCTGCCGGCCCGGCTTCCACACGAAGGCATCCAGCACATAGTGCGTG
It includes:
- a CDS encoding flagellar hook-length control protein FliK translates to MPETTPPAPVSKRRRLGRVARGGEINTLNIRFPGRYYAFVTEREGADDDPLYLRLECVERDWMDRVWNELEKQFDPGDFLRFFNAVINGRRFEDFYDALTLEQLNLFYVVYYWFLRRVIDDGNDSAPVSVFEFELAPGDPLRDDLYETDWFHLELQAAPGSTRPDGLFVRAGNVRRAGVHTVRGFTPDTDSPPAERWLRSFLRVEDRSDGGLTQGALKALHFPLPAPPPPPPPSRPGGPGGSGGSGPIPEPPVKNPFAIPSAPLPIPVSARVATPALARWMRAAARQLTQQVRAFTAEVADFFDDWMPPPGGPVLAFAGAAGPALTSRVVPRERSRPGAPPPTAHAYVGDGAPNPMDASDPNRLFAPFVGLFNVGQGACSVLYDNQGRAIVYYDFGSPANGQQGTFPIIPLGHCVGPCMCNGPLIILSHWDMDHCDLGRYYPESFRCRWLAPQQHMGTVVCRDTVARVVHDGGEFYIWAASGRPGTAASPRGTPSSWNRPGGSHMRFPWGFVERNYREGAQNPLASGSDPRNNSGLALYVCVRDAAGAAAVAAGPVATDANNLGGNGRGLVTIGGGAPPGWVAAAFAGPNLPGIGGGLAAFLAAMGPAGGNPNPAAILARRQSAAATAAVGAGGPGAGLTARQRLVIATLAVAHPALAAATAVALGRAAEVAADAVVVAGGNLPQMAAAAGAAVIVASGAPGTAVATFTAMGTAAAGGAPLMPGSAGALALAHVQGAIVGAPAASPVTTAANTAAGVVPQGGEAVRAAVEAVVRTHAPAPLPGLSLEGAVARAAGVSNPAAVCKALAPPLPPTLQGEAPFHANERFVLLTGDVNYQYIPAQRRPFAAPGGGAPGGAVALPYAPTGHPPVVVGLTATHHGSNKVGANDLNPDRIPWAPNTLPTRAAAVAHAASALPNPNIRRAATAAAAAAALPLPLPANLANLAAAAERAAYAASAGAFTPLVVARAAAAAVVLENAVPNTPQAQFVQLGAVSAGAPLPVPVLVGGTAAAWATVTAALGGGAAAAVPGLGPVVAVPGGPQVVRAATAAVLMARDLPNAHRTASARRAVEQAHVSARPGAPQPVLQAVAAAVAVRRSIAQGGTISVPTATAIVQASRLSITTGAGGTVAALAGAGIANLPAVTHPYFATAAAAIPNPPLAAVQAALGLARSAPIDPANAPFAVANAFAPSPVLPEIILDALVSRGQSLPKFPLALVEIAAALAAIGPAASLSEVAAVVEAARAAQNGQAAGAPPAAGLAHAAADRIGYSYGVATQTGGAAAAPPFAHRYLSQGVGHPAHLAIDKYQRRGWAVRRNTSMHADQSTQPDHSPRGHHALGWELAPFYEGPLRPASAVTGTLSRTCHGCKEVAAVRAAAAVGAGTAPATAVATAIGVVPAAAAATAPAAGPVNAAQLGRHGVPATRAARRSLEPAIAARAAVPFARAAVTGVAAAHATSACILVTQAVLAAWWPAAMARGDVVRGGPLSPAAAMLGGVPPSAAEAVTAARAAVLAAPLVLPPVDLAAVVAALAVSLGEPPLTAVAATVALPFLGGTGAAALSAAQAAAAGVGIDNFAAAIVGSTHACALGANLPAPVAARVAAISAMVGGAPLPARLDAVANAISAGPPVAAHHALLLRTAGITLPAIAAVVAAAAGMAHAGVTPPVAADASTCHAAAAATVPGIAQAAVNVCAATLAGGAIHPNPAAVAGLVAASTPTAAAAVTAASAVLTATGAAPPALGDAAVCYASATAAVTAAMGGAAAAAEAAAATLTGVPVPAVGNTAVTAATVANSSEEAAAAVAAADALVTADALTLPTAAQSAACYAAAAAAAGVPALAANAAAGTIALAGVTAATDANTALVAGAAPLACATVAAAMVVTQLAVGGAANHRAVAAAASASAIGVPAGPVDQAAQSLSVGMAHPISVAIAESASMRASGASEEAAAAMATVRALEPRSAPLAATAAASAGVPAADAAATAAIRLFNV
- a CDS encoding arylamine N-acetyltransferase family protein, producing the protein MFDVARYLERIGVGAEQSLTRLHRAHLEAVPFENLDIHLKRPIRLDMNALFEKVVVQRRGGFCYELNGLFARLLTALGHRVTLLSAGVATAPDGSAYGPEFDHLALQVEDEQGRWLADVGFGECFTEPLRLDTHDVQVRSGRAYRLSPEGNNLILWSEKPSGWEAEYRLSLVPRQLADFEGMCRYHQTSPDSIFTQRRLCTRATPEGRITAKEGTLVLTRSGVRTEQPLPDEDALRRALVEHFGVILPSLE